A stretch of Desulfitobacterium dichloroeliminans LMG P-21439 DNA encodes these proteins:
- a CDS encoding C4-dicarboxylate ABC transporter, with the protein MQERHPIKYLAPAWFAVIMGTGGLANILYLWQDVFPLGHSLGIVIAALADLLYFIVLVPWVIRWTKFFPYAYRDLNHPLAGNFFVTMPVATTIVGTNVFLIWSQYLSEALTYNIIFAAWIIAIIGVTFFTFYSTFRFMRAEETPKPEMINFSWIMAPIANMAVSLIGNPVLELTMKMKPSWSVSVLITNTALFGIGFFLFIFISAIVFVRLAYHPLPPAETIPSFGIFVSAVGLAVSAIIDQSKHAHSIGLLASTDLANLVAAVIWGFGIWIVGIIAIISIYQMRKSGIPFSMGWWAYIFPLAAYTISSQKIAAIFLSPLTTGYTVFLTLLLVLLWVYTFVNTIRGAVSGKLFTGTPIPETPKKEPASSPIRKSEYGSSALP; encoded by the coding sequence GTGCAAGAACGTCATCCTATTAAATACTTAGCACCTGCTTGGTTTGCTGTCATCATGGGCACCGGGGGATTAGCCAATATCTTGTATCTTTGGCAGGATGTTTTTCCTCTGGGGCATTCTCTAGGTATAGTCATAGCAGCCTTAGCTGACCTGCTCTATTTCATCGTCTTAGTTCCTTGGGTGATTCGCTGGACAAAGTTTTTCCCTTATGCCTATCGGGATTTAAATCATCCCTTAGCAGGGAACTTCTTCGTAACTATGCCTGTAGCAACGACCATTGTGGGGACCAATGTTTTTCTAATCTGGAGTCAATATTTAAGTGAGGCACTGACCTACAACATCATTTTTGCTGCTTGGATTATTGCAATCATCGGGGTCACCTTCTTTACTTTTTATAGCACCTTCAGATTCATGCGAGCAGAGGAAACCCCCAAGCCGGAAATGATTAATTTTTCCTGGATTATGGCGCCTATTGCCAATATGGCAGTTTCTTTGATTGGGAATCCTGTTCTTGAACTTACCATGAAAATGAAGCCTTCTTGGAGTGTCTCTGTACTCATCACTAATACTGCCTTATTTGGGATTGGCTTTTTTCTTTTTATCTTCATAAGTGCCATTGTTTTTGTGCGTTTAGCGTACCATCCCCTTCCTCCTGCAGAGACGATTCCTTCCTTTGGAATTTTCGTCAGCGCAGTGGGGCTTGCTGTCAGTGCCATCATCGATCAGTCAAAGCATGCTCATAGTATCGGTCTTTTAGCTAGCACGGATTTAGCAAACTTAGTAGCTGCTGTGATCTGGGGATTTGGTATCTGGATTGTGGGCATTATCGCGATTATCAGTATCTATCAAATGCGCAAGAGTGGAATTCCCTTTAGTATGGGTTGGTGGGCATATATCTTCCCCTTGGCAGCGTATACGATTTCCAGCCAAAAGATTGCTGCCATCTTTTTATCCCCTCTGACAACGGGATATACGGTATTTTTAACCCTTCTATTGGTTCTGCTTTGGGTATATACTTTTGTCAACACAATCCGGGGAGCGGTAAGTGGGAAACTCTTTACAGGAACCCCCATTCCCGAAACTCCCAAGAAGGAACCAGCCAGTTCTCCGATCCGTAAGTCAGAATACGGTTCTTCTGCTCTTCCCTGA
- a CDS encoding LysR family transcriptional regulator gives MEIRHLEYFIEVARHKSFSIAAEVTHTSQPSISKAIKDLEAELGKTLFYRSTKYVKLTDAGELVLDQAQQIVAAFRNINTQLEGLAKLQTGKIHIGLPPITAVTTFSHMLGAFKSEYPKIQIQLFEYGPKKIEASLQDGLLDFGIFTPEDSDLFEWIWFEQDPLSVVMHSTHPLARYDLIDYKDFEGEQLILYNNDYKLHDIIIAGCKNAGITPEIAFETSQRELMTQMVTAKLGVALLPTKICQTLNPLTITYRPFADTNLCLQLALTWKKGRYLPHAAHELLAFLKTNYHLIESY, from the coding sequence GTGGAAATACGGCATCTAGAGTATTTTATCGAAGTTGCGCGTCATAAAAGTTTCAGCATCGCAGCTGAAGTAACCCATACTTCTCAACCCTCGATCAGCAAAGCAATTAAGGATCTAGAGGCAGAGTTGGGAAAAACCTTGTTTTATCGCAGTACAAAATATGTGAAACTGACAGATGCCGGAGAGCTTGTTCTTGATCAAGCACAACAAATTGTAGCCGCCTTTAGAAATATCAACACTCAACTAGAAGGTCTAGCCAAACTACAAACTGGTAAGATTCACATTGGACTCCCCCCTATTACTGCTGTCACCACCTTTTCCCATATGCTCGGTGCTTTTAAAAGTGAGTACCCGAAAATTCAGATTCAGCTTTTTGAATATGGCCCCAAGAAGATTGAAGCTTCCCTCCAGGATGGCTTACTGGATTTTGGGATCTTTACCCCAGAAGACTCAGATCTCTTCGAGTGGATTTGGTTCGAGCAAGACCCTCTCAGCGTCGTTATGCACTCAACCCATCCTTTAGCCCGATATGACCTCATTGACTATAAAGATTTTGAAGGAGAACAATTAATCCTTTACAACAATGACTATAAGCTCCATGACATAATTATTGCTGGGTGCAAAAATGCTGGAATTACTCCGGAGATTGCCTTTGAAACCTCCCAACGTGAGCTGATGACGCAAATGGTGACTGCTAAGCTGGGGGTAGCTCTATTACCCACCAAAATATGCCAGACTCTGAACCCCCTTACGATTACCTACCGCCCCTTTGCAGATACGAACTTATGCTTGCAATTGGCCTTAACCTGGAAAAAGGGTCGTTATCTTCCTCATGCCGCTCACGAACTGTTAGCCTTTTTAAAAACAAATTATCACCTTATAGAATCCTACTAA
- a CDS encoding sugar phosphate isomerase/epimerase family protein has protein sequence MNESFRKYMKVGLVHFMAYPSTGNGEGPILETLRRVALDDYFEVVEMTWIKDPVIRKKAKQIIETSHMEFSYAGMPRLLTTKQNLNSLNEEERLLALANVKEGIDEAYEMGAKDFAFLSGKYEEAKKEEAYQALIRSTKEICAYAKSKGPMKVAIEVFDYDVDKCSLIGPVALTKRYASEICQEYDNFGLMVDLSHLPQLRETPEESLIPVKDYIIHAHMGNTLVKDKSSPIYGDEHPRFGFPGSENDVKELVEYLRVLLKIGFLNKENRPIVSLEVKPYRDEDPELVIANAKRVLNLAWDQV, from the coding sequence ATGAATGAATCCTTTCGTAAATATATGAAAGTAGGCCTAGTTCATTTTATGGCTTATCCCAGCACTGGCAATGGAGAAGGGCCCATCCTGGAAACTCTGAGAAGGGTTGCCCTTGATGATTACTTCGAAGTCGTCGAAATGACCTGGATTAAAGACCCTGTCATTCGAAAAAAAGCCAAGCAAATCATTGAGACTTCTCATATGGAATTCTCCTATGCAGGAATGCCTCGACTCTTGACTACCAAGCAGAATCTCAATTCTCTCAATGAGGAAGAGCGATTACTAGCTCTAGCTAATGTCAAAGAGGGTATCGATGAAGCCTATGAGATGGGCGCAAAGGATTTTGCTTTCCTCAGCGGAAAATATGAAGAAGCTAAAAAGGAAGAGGCCTATCAGGCACTAATTCGCTCTACCAAGGAGATATGTGCCTACGCTAAATCCAAGGGACCTATGAAGGTCGCTATTGAAGTATTTGACTATGATGTGGACAAATGTTCTCTGATCGGACCGGTGGCCTTGACCAAGCGATATGCTAGTGAAATATGCCAGGAATACGATAATTTTGGTTTAATGGTAGATTTAAGCCACCTACCTCAGCTACGGGAAACACCCGAGGAATCCCTGATCCCTGTAAAGGACTATATTATCCATGCCCATATGGGCAATACTCTTGTTAAGGACAAATCCTCTCCCATCTATGGAGATGAACATCCGCGATTTGGCTTCCCTGGCAGTGAAAATGATGTGAAAGAACTTGTAGAATATCTCCGCGTCCTTCTAAAGATTGGATTTCTCAACAAAGAAAACCGACCGATTGTCAGCCTAGAGGTCAAACCCTATAGGGACGAGGACCCTGAATTGGTCATCGCCAATGCCAAGAGAGTGCTCAATCTTGCTTGGGATCAGGTGTGA
- a CDS encoding HpcH/HpaI aldolase/citrate lyase family protein, which translates to MAIMRSVLFVAGNDKGALDESLTYGADALILDLEDLVPPLEKPRARKMVSGNVKHAGSQGAEVWVRVNAWETNMTNDDLEAAVCEGLTGINLTKVAGAGDVQRLSWRLEELERAKGLEVGSIKVCLLLETAIGIINAYESCAASPRVAAAIFGAVDYTRDMQVKLTPEAKEQQFARGYVAVAARAAGIIALDAPFLNYTDKEGYVRNIAEGRQLGYKGRMIVHPSLVEAANRLYSPDPEDVQWAKEIKKVFEEEAIAKGKAAIVYNDKLVDTPVYSNALDILANQAEIDAKLGKK; encoded by the coding sequence ATGGCTATTATGAGATCGGTACTCTTTGTTGCGGGAAATGATAAGGGGGCCCTAGACGAGTCTTTAACCTATGGGGCGGATGCACTTATTTTGGATCTGGAGGATTTAGTACCACCGTTGGAAAAACCTAGAGCACGCAAAATGGTTAGTGGAAATGTTAAGCACGCAGGCTCTCAAGGTGCTGAGGTGTGGGTTCGGGTGAATGCTTGGGAGACCAATATGACCAATGATGACTTGGAAGCTGCAGTATGTGAAGGTCTTACAGGAATTAATCTGACCAAGGTTGCCGGTGCTGGGGACGTACAGCGTCTTTCTTGGAGACTTGAAGAATTGGAGCGAGCGAAGGGCCTGGAAGTAGGAAGTATTAAGGTCTGCCTCCTGCTTGAAACAGCAATCGGTATTATCAATGCATATGAATCTTGCGCTGCTAGCCCTCGTGTCGCCGCCGCAATCTTTGGTGCAGTAGATTATACCCGTGATATGCAAGTCAAGCTGACCCCTGAAGCAAAAGAGCAGCAATTCGCCCGTGGTTATGTTGCTGTTGCGGCTCGTGCTGCTGGCATTATAGCTCTTGATGCTCCATTCCTCAATTATACTGATAAAGAAGGATATGTACGCAACATAGCTGAAGGACGTCAGTTGGGGTATAAGGGCCGGATGATCGTTCATCCTAGTCTCGTGGAAGCTGCTAATCGTCTCTATTCTCCTGATCCAGAGGATGTGCAATGGGCTAAAGAGATTAAGAAGGTTTTCGAAGAGGAAGCCATTGCGAAAGGGAAAGCGGCAATCGTCTATAACGATAAACTAGTGGATACCCCTGTGTATAGCAATGCTCTCGATATTCTTGCGAATCAAGCTGAGATAGATGCCAAGCTGGGAAAGAAGTAA